TCGGCCAGGTGGTAGCGGGTCATCCGGCGCAGGGCCGGACGGTAGACGTGCACGCTGACCGCCGGCTCGGCCTGCCGGTTGGTCACCACGTGCACGTGCCGTGGGCCGAACCGGCGGCCGGAGCCCGCAGCGAGCAGGTGCGGACGCAACCGGCCACCGCTGACCGTCTCCTCGGTGAGGACACCCGCGGCGACCAGGAAGGCACCGGCGGAGCCACCGTGGTCGTGCAGGTCGGTGCCCTGGCCGGGCAACCAGCTCAACGCCCACACCTCGTGGTCGTCGTGCGCCGCCAGCCGGGCGTACCAGCGGCTGGTGGGGTCGAAGCGCAGCGGCACCGGCCAGCTCGCGGGATCGGCGGCCCAGCGCCGGGCGACGGCGAGCAGGTCCGATTCGGTGGCGGATACGGCAGGCATCAGGTCCTCACGGCGGTCGTCGGCGGTACGTCCCGATCAGCTTAGAAGGTAAACCCTATAGGTTTAGTAGGCAATCCTACGATCTGAGACACAGGTGATCGCGACGCGCCCCGGCCCGACGGGCGACGGGCGACGGGCGACGGGCGACGGGCGACGGGCGACGGGCGACGGGCGACGGGCGACGGGCGACGGGCGACGGGCGACGAAGATCATCGGATCGACCGGCGGTCGCGGGCGGTGCCAGGGCGCCGACTAACCTGGACCGGTGAGCGAGGAACTCGACGCCGAAACCCTGGAATTCGCGCACCGGATGTTCGACCTGGCGCGCGACGGCGCGACCACGGAACTCGCCGGGTACGTCGACGCGGGGCTGCCGGTCAACCTGACCAACCAGAAGGGGGACAGCCTGCTGATCCTGGCGGCCTACCACGCCCATCCGGAGACGGTCCGCGCGCTGCTCGACCGGGGCGCCGACCACTCCCGCGCCAACGACCGGGGACAGACGGCGCTGGCCGCAGCCGTGTTCCGCAAGAACGCCGAGGCGGTACGCGCACTGCTCGACGCCGGCGCCGACCCCGACGGCGGCAACCCGTCCGCAGTAGCCACCGCCGAGTTCTTCGACCTACCCGAGATGCTCGCCCTCCTACAGGGTTAAGGAAGGGCCCCCTTTTAACGCCTGCGGTAGAGGAAGGGCCCCTTGTTAACACCGGAGCCGGCCCGCGAGCGGCCGACGCCGTAGCGCCGCCTATCCGCTCGCCGGGAAGCCGACTACGCGCTGGCCTCGATCAGGAAGCGTCGGGCGTACGCGACGAAGGAGCCCTCCGCGCGGATCCGTTCGTGCAGGCGCCGCAGCGCGGGCCGGTGTGCCGCCACGGTGAAGCCGGGCACCGTCCAGATCACCTTGCGCAGGAACCAGACCACCGCCCCGATGTCGTAGAAGACCGTCCGCAGGGTGGCCTCGCGCAGGTCCACCACCCGCAGGCCGGCAGCCTGGGCGGCGGCCACCGCGTGCTCCGGATGGCGGTGCTCGGGCGGCGGCAGTGGACCGAGGATCGCCTCGCTGAGTTCGCGTACGGTCCCCGGGCCGATCTGCTGGGACAGGAACGTGCCGCCCGGGCGCAGCACCCGCGCCACCTCGGGCCAGTCGGTACGCACCGGATGCCGGCTGACCACCAGGTCGAAGGCGGCGTCGCGGAACGGCAGCGGCGCGTCGCCGCGCACTGCCACCACGCTCGCCCCGAGCGGCGCCAGGTTGGCCCGCGCCACCGGTACGTTCGGCAACCACGCCTCGGTGGCGACCAGCAGCCGGGGCGGGTCGGGTACCTCGGCCAGCACCTCTCCCCCGCCGGTGTCGACGTCCAACGCGGCGGCGGCCCGCGCCATCCGCGCCGCGACCAGCCGCGCGTAACCCCAGGGTGGACGCTCCTCGGTGGCCCGCCCGGCGAGCCAGTCGAAGGCCCACCCCTCGACCGGGGCGGCGGCCCCCTCGGCGATCAGATCCTCGAAGCTGGGTTCTCCTGGCACGGACGCCAGCGTGTCCGGCCGGCACCCCTGCGGCAACGCCTTTTCCCGCCGAGCACGCGCGCTCTACGGGCGGGGACGGACCACCTCGACGGTGGGGGCGTCGACGCCACCGCGTACCACCTCGACGCTCGTCGCCTCGGGACTGGCCTCGAAGTGGCGCATCAGCCGCGCACCGAGGTGTACGCCCACCCCACCGACGGCCAGGGCGAGCATCTCGACGACCAGCAGCGCCGGGGTGGCGCCGCGGTTCGCCGCGTCCGCCCGGATCAGGCAGGAGAGCAGGAACAGCCCGGCCATGCCCGCGTTCACGACGTTGAAGCTGATCGCCGTGCGGCGGGTGCGGTCGGGCGGCACGTCCCACAGGTCGACCATGCCGGCCACCGCGGTCAACGCCGCCGTCACCAGGGCGGCCACCGCCGTCCAGTAGCCGACCTCGCCGAGGAAGGCCGGGCCGCCGGCCACGTCGGCGAGGTCGAAGATGGTCGCGCAGACGAAGAGCCCGTACGGAAAGGTCACCAGCATGGGTTGAATCGGATGCCCCTGCACCCGCAGCCGGCTCTGCATCGTCATGTCCCCCCTGGGATCGAATCAGCCCAACAGCCCAGGGTGCTACCCGGGTGCCAGCCGGGTGAAACGACGGTTCAGTTGTCGCGGGGCCGGGAGACGGTGCTGACCAGCCGCTCAGCCACCTCACGCAACGGGATGGACAGCGACTCCGCAGCGCTGCGCAACACCTCGAGGGCGTCCTCGGCCGGGCAGCCACGCTGGGTCATGATCACCCCAACGGCCTGGCCGATCACGCCGTCGCCGAGCAGCGCGGCGTCCTGCTCGCCGGCCTGCGCGGCCCGTCGCTGGCGGTCGCGCACAGCGGCGAGCAGCAGGCCGGCGTGCTCGGCGAGCAGCATCGCGGTCAACTGATGGCCGGTGGTGAGCGCGTCGGACTCACCGGCGTAGAGGTTCACCGCGCCGATGACCTGCTCGTCGATGTCGACCGGGGCCGAGATCACCCCGTGTACGCCCAACTCGCGTGCGCGGGCCGTCCAGTCCGGCCAGCGCCGCTCGGCGTCCAGGTCCTCGGCACCGACCATCTCCCGCCGCCGGATCGCGTCCATCGCCGGGGTGTCCGCGCCGTAGCGCAGGTCGTCGAGCCCGCTGAACCGGCTGTCGGAGGCGGCTACCCCGGCCGGTTCGCCGGCCCGCAGCGCGGTGAACCCGCACCAGCTCACCCCGACCAGCGCATCCCGGGTGATCCGGACCAGCGCGGCGAGCGCCTCGTCGAAGTCCTCCATGGCGAGCAGCCCGGCGGTCAACTCCCGCAGCAGGGCGGCGGTCTCCAGCACGCCGAGCGTCTCCACAAACGGTGGACTGGCGTCCAGGTTCACCGGTCCTCAGCCCCCGTACGACCGGCCTGCGTCGTCACCTGTCTCCTCCTCGACTCATCCGGTACTGCGCGTCGCCGCGCGCCGGCGCACCAGGGGTGATCCGCTTGCTGGCGTCGCGCAGACCCGATCCACCCGAACCGGGGCGCCCCCGGACCACGTGGACTCGCCCTACTACCCACCCGAACAAGGGTCGAAACGGTGCAAACCGGGGCCCATCCAGGGTACGACCACCGCCAGGAGGGCACGTCCCAGCCGCGAAGAAACCGCACCGCGACCACCACCCGATCAGCCCGCAACCGGTCGGCCCGGCAACCGGTTACCGCGACTCGACTCGGCAACCGGTTACCGCGACGATCGGCGGCGTCTCGGTCAGCGTGCGCCCGCGCCGCTGAGCCGGCGGCCGACCGAGGCGATCAGCCGGTCCAACTCGGAGCCGAACGGGTTGTCGTGCACGAGGTACGTCCAGGTCGCACTCGGCCGGACCAGCTTCGCCGCGTCCGGCTCCCAGTCCTCGTCGAACTCCGTCTCCTCGAAGGTCGCCAGGGTGCGCGTCTCGATCTCGGGGACCAGGTTCGTGAAGGCCGGCACCGCAGCCCGGTGGAACTCGTCGAGCGGGTCGAGCCGGCCCAGGGCACGCAGGTGCACGCCCTCGCGGACCTCCGACAGCTCGGCCAGGTGCTCGGCCCAGAGCCGGTCGAGGTGGTAGAGCGCGATCGACCGGGCCACCCGGGCCAGCAGGTCCTCGTCCATCTCGCCGGCCTTCTCCGGCATCTTGTCCAGCAGCATCAGCGCGGCGATGTCGCTGGTCAGCAGCCGCTCGCGGCGTTCGGCAAGTGCCTTGCGCTGTTGCTCGATCACCACGCTGTAGCGCCAGGTGTTGCGGTGGATCTCGTGGTTGACGCCCTCGGCGACCCGCTGCGCGTGCTCCACGGCGTAGTCCACCTGCGCGTCGGTGACCAGGCCGTCGGCGTTCATCCGGGGCGACGGCGGCACGGTGTCACCGGCGTGCCGGACGACCAGGTCGTCCTCCAGGCTGACGAAGAAGACCGAGCCACCCGGGTCACCCTGCCGGCCGGCCCGGCCACGCAGCTGGTCGTCGACCCGGCGGCTGTCGTGCCGGCCGCTGCCGATCACGTAGAGGCCCCCCAGCTCGGCCACCCGGTCCCGGTCGGCCTGGTCGCTGCCGCCGAGCCGGATGTCCACGCCCCGGCCGGCCATCTGGGTGGAGACGGTGACCGCACCGTACGCGCCGGCCTCGGCGATGATCGCCGCTTCCTCGTCGTCGTTCTTGGCGTTGAGCACCACGCACGGCACACCTACCGCGTTGAGCCCGGCGGCCAGCTGCTCGGACTCCTTGACGTCCAGGGTGCCCACCAGCACCGGCCGCCCGTCGGCGTGGCAGCGCTTGATCTCGTCGATCAGCGCCTCCTCCTTCTCCGCCCGGGTGGCGTAGATGCGGTCCGGCTCGTCCACCCGTACGCACGGGGTGTTCGGCGGGATCACCGCGACCTCCAGGCCGAAGAACTCCCGGAGCTGGTCGCCGACGAGCACCGCGGTGGCGGTCATCCCGCACACCTTCGGGTAGAGGTTGATGTACGCCTGCACCGCGATGGTGCCGAGCACCTCACCCTCGGCCGTGGCGTCCAGCCCCTCCTTGGCCTCCACCGCCGCCTGGAGTCCGTCCGGCCAGCGCCGCCGCTGGGCGACCCGGCCACGCATCTCGTCGATCAGCTCGACGGTGCCGTCCCGGACGATGTAGTCCACGTCCCGGTGCAGCAGGGCGTGCGCGTGCAGCGCCACGTTCACCGCCGAGAGCTGCTCGACGTGCTCCTCGTCGTACAGGTCGATGCCGAGCTTGGCCTCGACGGCGGCCAGCCCGGCGGAGGTGAACGCCACACTGCGACCGTCCTCGGCGACCGTGTAGTGCCGGCCCTTGCGCAGCCCACGCACCAGCGCGGCGGCGGCGTGCACCGGATCCTGCTCGCCGGGCACCGAGCCGGCCAGCACCATCGGCACCCGGGCCTCGTCGATCAGGATGGAGTCGGCCTCGTCGACGATCGCCGTACGCAGCGGCGGCTGGACGCGGTCCTCGATGTCGGTGACGAGCTGGTCGCGCAGGAAGTCGAAGCCGGCCTCGCTCACCGCCACGTAGGTCACGTCGCAGGCGTACGCGGCCCGCCGCTCGACCGGCGTGGACGCCTCGTTGACCCAGCCAACGGTGATCCCGAGCAGGGTGTAGACCGGTTCCATCCACTGGGCGTCACGGCGGGCCAGGTAGTCGTTGACGGTGAGCACGTGCACCGGGCCGTTGCCGAGCCGAACGTGCCCGTACGCGGCGATCGCGGCGGTAAGCGTCTTGCCCTCACCGGTGGCCATCTCGGCGACCTTGCCGGAGAGCAGCGACATCGCGCCGAGCAGCTGCACGTCGTACGGCCGCTGATCGAGGCCGCGTCGGGCGGCCTCGCGGCCGATCGCGCAGATCTCCTCGTAGCTCGTCGCCGCACCGGCCGCCTCGGTGAGCTCGGCATCGTCGAACGCCGAGATCTCTTCCTCACGTGCCTCGATCGCCGGCAGCAGCTTCTCCAGCGGGGCCAGGTCGACCGTGGTCCCCGGGCGCTGGAGGAATCGGCGGAACCTGGTCTTCAACCGTTGCGACACACCCATGAGCCGCAACGGTACGCGAACAAACGGATCTTGAGCGTCCCACCCACCCGCTCCCGCACCCCCGAATCTCCGCGATCTTGCAGTTTCCGCCCCAACAAACCAGGACAAAAAGTGTATTCCCGCGACCAAAAGTGCAAGATCGCGGGGGCGCGGGTGGGTGGGGCTAGAGACCGTTCTCGCGCCGCCGGCCGGTTCCGCGCCCTCCCGGGCGGTCGTACCCTGCGGGTCCGGACGCCTGCCCGAGCCGGTCGCAATCAAACGTTCATCCGTTGGGAACGTGCCGGGAGCAGGGTGCTGATCAAGCTGGGAAGACGGATCCGGTTAGCGTGCGGGGTGCTGGGAAATCCATCTCTCGGTCTTCCCGCCATCAGGGGGTGCCTGTGCGGAACACTGAATCTCTGGTCTCGCCCGTGGTCGAGGCGTGGGCCACCTATCGGACCAGTTCCCAGGCGGACTGGCCGACCCGGCGGCTGTTGCGCGCCAAGGGGGAGACCCGGGTCAGCGTGGTGCTGCCGGCGCGCAACGAGGAGGCGACCGTCGGCGCCATCGTGTCGACCATCCGCGAGCACCTGATGGACCGGGTGCCGCTTGTCGACGAACTGATCGTGGTCGACTCACGCTCCACCGACCGCACCGTCCAGGTGGCCCGGGACGCCGGCGCCGAGGTGGTCGGCCAGGACGCGATGACCCGTGGGTTGCCCCGGCTGACCGGCAAGGGCGACGCGCTCTGGGCCGGGCTGGCCGCGGCCGAGGGCGACGTGGTCGCCTTCGTCGATGCCGACCTGCGGGAGTTCCGGCCGCACTTCGTCACCGGGCTGCTCGGACCGCTGCTCACCGACCCCTCGGTCGACTTCGTGAAGGGTTTCTACCACCGGCCGTTGATCAGCACCAGCGGTGTGGAGGCCGACGGCGGCGGCCGGGTGACGGAGCTGATGGCCCGGCCGGTGCTGAACCTGTTCTGGCCGGAACTGGCCGGCTTCGTGCAACCCCTCGGCGGCGAGTACGCGGGCCGCCGGGAGGTGCTCGCGCGGGTGCCCTTCGTCTCCGGGTACGGCGTCGAGACCGCCATGCTCATCGACCTGCTCGAACTGGTCGGGTTGGACGCGCTGGCCCAGGTCGACCTCGGCGAGCGCAAGCACCGGCACCAGGACACCGCGGCGCTGGGCCGGATGTCCGCCCAGATCATGCTGACCGTTTGGTCGCGGTTGCAGCGGCGGGGCTGGGCGAATCCGGAGTTGCTGCCGACGCCCCTGTTGACCCAGTTCCGGCGGGGTGGCTCGGACGCCCTGCCGAACCTGGACCGGGAGATCGTCGTCAGCGACGTCTCGGTGGCGGAGCGGCCACCCCTGGCCGAACTGCGGCACCTGCTGCCGCGTCGGCGGGTCACCGCGGCGTGACCGACCGGGCCGGCGGGCGGCGCCGGTCACCGTTTCGCCGAGGGGGAGGCGCGCCACGATGGGTTTCACCGCATCCCGAGCTGTACGGCGGATTCGACGGCGGCGACCGGGTCCGGGTCAACGGCGTCTCCGCCGGCGCTCCGGCGGTGATGGCTCGCCGCTACCTCGCCCGCTACCACCAACTACCTCGCCTCGGCCAGGCCGCAGCCCCGCTCCGGGCGGCCTGATCCGGCGTCGTCCGGCACCCGACCGCACGGTTTCACCCGGTCTCGCGCCGGGTAGTTGGCAGGCTCGCAAGAGATGGCGGGCAGTCGGCAGATTCCCGGGCGGGCGCGAGACGAGGGCGGAGATGGCGGGCCGGATCAGCTGCGAGGTACGGAACGGGTCACCCGTCACCGTCGTCGCCCTCACCGGCACCCTCGACCTGACGAGCATGCGCGAGGCGTACGCGCTGCTGGACCGGTGCCTGGCCCGCCAGCCCGACGCGCTTGTGGTCGACCTGGCCGGGCTGACCGTACGCGACAGCCTGGCGGTGTCGGTCCTCGCCGCCGCGGCCCGGCGTGCCGAGGACTGGCCGGCGGTGCCGATGGTGTTCTGCGCACCGCAGCCCGACACCTCCGCTCAGCTTGCCGCGTCGGCTGTCTGCCGGGTGCTGCCGCTCCGATCCACCTGCACCGAGGCGACCCGGGTGGCGGGCGCGGCGGCGGTCCCCCGGGTCCGGATACGCCTGGAGCCGGTGGCGGCGGCCTGCCGGCGAGCCCGGGAACTGGTCGCCGACGCCTGCGCCAGGTGGAATCTGCCGGAGGCGGTCGGGCCGGCCTCGGTGGTGCTCAGCGAACTGGTAGGCAACGTGGTCCGGCACGCCCGTACGCCGATGCAGGTCACCGTGACGTTGCGGCGGCCGTGGTTGCAGCTGGCGGTGATCGACGGCAGCCAGCGGCCGGCCCGACCCGGACACGCCGGGCTGCGCGACGAGGGCGGCCGGGGCCTGCTGCTGGTCCGC
This DNA window, taken from Micromonospora sp. FIMYZ51, encodes the following:
- a CDS encoding cysteine dioxygenase family protein, which codes for MPAVSATESDLLAVARRWAADPASWPVPLRFDPTSRWYARLAAHDDHEVWALSWLPGQGTDLHDHGGSAGAFLVAAGVLTEETVSGGRLRPHLLAAGSGRRFGPRHVHVVTNRQAEPAVSVHVYRPALRRMTRYHLAEGRLLVAEVAEAGVAW
- a CDS encoding ankyrin repeat domain-containing protein — protein: MSEELDAETLEFAHRMFDLARDGATTELAGYVDAGLPVNLTNQKGDSLLILAAYHAHPETVRALLDRGADHSRANDRGQTALAAAVFRKNAEAVRALLDAGADPDGGNPSAVATAEFFDLPEMLALLQG
- a CDS encoding class I SAM-dependent methyltransferase encodes the protein MPGEPSFEDLIAEGAAAPVEGWAFDWLAGRATEERPPWGYARLVAARMARAAAALDVDTGGGEVLAEVPDPPRLLVATEAWLPNVPVARANLAPLGASVVAVRGDAPLPFRDAAFDLVVSRHPVRTDWPEVARVLRPGGTFLSQQIGPGTVRELSEAILGPLPPPEHRHPEHAVAAAQAAGLRVVDLREATLRTVFYDIGAVVWFLRKVIWTVPGFTVAAHRPALRRLHERIRAEGSFVAYARRFLIEASA
- a CDS encoding DUF2231 domain-containing protein — encoded protein: MTMQSRLRVQGHPIQPMLVTFPYGLFVCATIFDLADVAGGPAFLGEVGYWTAVAALVTAALTAVAGMVDLWDVPPDRTRRTAISFNVVNAGMAGLFLLSCLIRADAANRGATPALLVVEMLALAVGGVGVHLGARLMRHFEASPEATSVEVVRGGVDAPTVEVVRPRP
- a CDS encoding GAF and ANTAR domain-containing protein yields the protein MNLDASPPFVETLGVLETAALLRELTAGLLAMEDFDEALAALVRITRDALVGVSWCGFTALRAGEPAGVAASDSRFSGLDDLRYGADTPAMDAIRRREMVGAEDLDAERRWPDWTARARELGVHGVISAPVDIDEQVIGAVNLYAGESDALTTGHQLTAMLLAEHAGLLLAAVRDRQRRAAQAGEQDAALLGDGVIGQAVGVIMTQRGCPAEDALEVLRSAAESLSIPLREVAERLVSTVSRPRDN
- the secA2 gene encoding accessory Sec system translocase SecA2 — protein: MGVSQRLKTRFRRFLQRPGTTVDLAPLEKLLPAIEAREEEISAFDDAELTEAAGAATSYEEICAIGREAARRGLDQRPYDVQLLGAMSLLSGKVAEMATGEGKTLTAAIAAYGHVRLGNGPVHVLTVNDYLARRDAQWMEPVYTLLGITVGWVNEASTPVERRAAYACDVTYVAVSEAGFDFLRDQLVTDIEDRVQPPLRTAIVDEADSILIDEARVPMVLAGSVPGEQDPVHAAAALVRGLRKGRHYTVAEDGRSVAFTSAGLAAVEAKLGIDLYDEEHVEQLSAVNVALHAHALLHRDVDYIVRDGTVELIDEMRGRVAQRRRWPDGLQAAVEAKEGLDATAEGEVLGTIAVQAYINLYPKVCGMTATAVLVGDQLREFFGLEVAVIPPNTPCVRVDEPDRIYATRAEKEEALIDEIKRCHADGRPVLVGTLDVKESEQLAAGLNAVGVPCVVLNAKNDDEEAAIIAEAGAYGAVTVSTQMAGRGVDIRLGGSDQADRDRVAELGGLYVIGSGRHDSRRVDDQLRGRAGRQGDPGGSVFFVSLEDDLVVRHAGDTVPPSPRMNADGLVTDAQVDYAVEHAQRVAEGVNHEIHRNTWRYSVVIEQQRKALAERRERLLTSDIAALMLLDKMPEKAGEMDEDLLARVARSIALYHLDRLWAEHLAELSEVREGVHLRALGRLDPLDEFHRAAVPAFTNLVPEIETRTLATFEETEFDEDWEPDAAKLVRPSATWTYLVHDNPFGSELDRLIASVGRRLSGAGAR
- a CDS encoding glucosyl-3-phosphoglycerate synthase — protein: MRNTESLVSPVVEAWATYRTSSQADWPTRRLLRAKGETRVSVVLPARNEEATVGAIVSTIREHLMDRVPLVDELIVVDSRSTDRTVQVARDAGAEVVGQDAMTRGLPRLTGKGDALWAGLAAAEGDVVAFVDADLREFRPHFVTGLLGPLLTDPSVDFVKGFYHRPLISTSGVEADGGGRVTELMARPVLNLFWPELAGFVQPLGGEYAGRREVLARVPFVSGYGVETAMLIDLLELVGLDALAQVDLGERKHRHQDTAALGRMSAQIMLTVWSRLQRRGWANPELLPTPLLTQFRRGGSDALPNLDREIVVSDVSVAERPPLAELRHLLPRRRVTAA
- a CDS encoding ATP-binding protein, with translation MAGRISCEVRNGSPVTVVALTGTLDLTSMREAYALLDRCLARQPDALVVDLAGLTVRDSLAVSVLAAAARRAEDWPAVPMVFCAPQPDTSAQLAASAVCRVLPLRSTCTEATRVAGAAAVPRVRIRLEPVAAACRRARELVADACARWNLPEAVGPASVVLSELVGNVVRHARTPMQVTVTLRRPWLQLAVIDGSQRPARPGHAGLRDEGGRGLLLVRELAERWGSAPAGDGKAIWATLPAN